The genomic DNA GAGTGGGGGGAAGTGCCCAGGTTTAGGAGAAGAAAAGGTCTCCTGCACCCAGTTTTCCTCCACTGTTTCTCAATAGGAATTCCAACATTTCCCAACTTTGAATACAAATTTGAGGCATCTTACCCCTGCCTACAGTCTGTCGATTTCTCAGTATCCCTTAAGATAAAGTCCAAACTTCTTAAGAAGCCTCTTCAAGATCTGCCCTGTGTCCTTCCCCAGCCTCACGTTTTTGCCCTTGCCTACCTCAAACTCCAGGTTCCTGGACTCTGGTCTCCCTGACAGCACCGCAAGCTCTCTTGTCTCAGAGTCCTCACGCATgcctagaatttccatttctcaCTCCTCTTGCTTATCATGAACCGTACCACCACTGGTATAAGTAACCTAGCATTTTACTTCCTCAAGTAAAGCATTTTTCTACACTATCTTGTTTCTTAGTCTGTCCTATCAGACTATAATTTCAGTGAGAATAATGGATCTTGTACAATACTTGACACAtcctagaaaaatatttgttgaatgaatgaatgaatgctgatGTGAATCTTGTCCTCCACTATGCAAAACAACATCTATTAGTATGTGTGGGCGGGGCTACCTCTTAGGGCAACATCATTTCCCTACTGCCCAGACTTTCCTTAGTTGGTCCATGTGGAGTTAGCCGTTCAACCCGGAGCTGGAAGAAGCCGGCTGCTGTAAATCCCACGCCAGAAGCCCACCTAAAGCGAGGAAGGGGGtctcctcccctgcccactgGCACTCCTCAATCACCCCACATCATCAGAAGCACTCACGTCTCTGGCGCTGGGTGCAGGTGAGGCCCGGGATGAGGAGGGAAGAGCAGCCACGACAGAGGGTCCTCTTCACCGAGGGGTCCCTGCGGGAGGAGGGGGTTGGTGGTCCGAGCGCCCGCGCTCCCTCTCCCATTCTTCCCGCGTCCCGCCCGCCGCCAGTTTCCCTGCGCATCTCACCGCCGCAAGACCAGCCGCTTTGCAATGGTCCTCTCCGTGTGGCAGTAAAACCTCGCCAGCGCCTGGTTCGTGGGGTCTTGCGCAAGGACACAGTGGGCGGCCTGGGGGAGGGAAACCATTACTTCGTGGCCGGCCACACCCGGCCGCCTCCCCGTACGCCCCCGACGCGGGACTCACCTGGTACAGGAAGCTGAGCCTCTGGAAGGCCTCGCGGTCCTTCACCTGCCCAGCCATCGGCGCCGTTCGAGCACCTCACACACGACCGTCCGCAGGTCCCGCCCCTCCGGTAGCCCCGCCTCAGGCGCCCGCGCACGGCCTCCTGGGAAGTGTGGTTCCTGGGCCCGCGAGCCCCTCTCTGAGAGCCTTACTCTGGCGCCACCCTGCGGCCTCACGGACTCCAGTTGCCTATAAACCCATACGCACCCCTGCCACCCAAGTCCAGGGTCCCTTCCTGAGTTTTGGCTTCCTTCTAGTCTTCCTCAAGCCCATGATCAGTTATACTAGGTCGGAAAGTCTAGTGAACAGGAGAGGATCTTAAACTGCAAAACATTTTTAGCACAGAAGACTGGTCTCCTTATGGGGAGATGCTTATGTGCAATTTACACCCAGCTAGAACTTCTGCCCTACTCTCCTGAAGCCCAAGGCTGCTGCCTGAAAGATCTACAGACCGAAGGAACAGAAGTTATACATTCAGAAAAAGCACTGGTACCAGCAGGAGTGAAATTGTAAAGGATCATGAGGGTGGTCAAGGGGAGGAAGCACAGCTTATTCCCATTCTTTTCCACTTACCAAATAAACACTTCCTATTATGCAGTGCTGGACACATACATAGTAGGTGATCCTAGCTAACTTCTAGTCTTAGGTACTGGAGCACAGAAACTTCTGACATCTCCTGCCCCTGaaactctcccctctcccacctcccctgttCCAATCATATACTTCACATTCCTTACTCTGACCTCTGTCTCCCAGTTTGTTCTGTTTGACATCTTGTGTTTACTTCTGCCTCATAGGTAATGATCACCAGTTCCTGAAGTCAGAAGTAGAGGGATGTGAGCTGGAGGGGCagaacatgaatgaaccttgagacAGGGAGAGGGCGGCATTAAGTCAGGAGAGAATAAGGCCTCTCTCCCTTCTCAAATCCTGCCAGGCCAGGCAGGAAACCAGGCCTCCAGCTCAGAAGAAATGGCCAAAACCTCCTCTAGGATTAATTTCACAAGGATCCCTAAATTCCAATGAGGAGTATGTTTTAAATGTAGACATccaggcccaccccagaccttGATCAATCACTGAGGgcgaaccccaggatcatgcatTCTTAACACCAGTGATTCTTACACATCAACAAAAGGCCATCATCAAATTACCACACAACACAGAGATCACTTCAGTGGATCCTTTGTTCCATATTATGTTTTACCAACCAAAGCATCTTGCCACAAAGAACCACAGTCAAGGCACAAAGGTAAGAGGAGAGTCTGGACAAAGTCCTGTTGAGGTGGTAGGAGGAATTGAAACACTCTCAATAAACTGCAGTCTCTTGTCCCAATCTTCTGTGAACCCCTGATCACCCAAATAGCAGATATTTCAAATCATTTTAGTTTGGTTTGACATGCATCGCTTTAACCTTTTTTGACAACATATGTACCCTACAAGTTGTTTATTTTGGCCTAATGTCAAAATGATTTACATTCTCTGATAGGGGAAATGGCAAAAGGTGAAGGATGGcaacaaataagcaaaagactGGCTCCTGTGAACACTAGTTCCAGGCCATATGCACACAGGCTAAAGGAAGTTGCCTGCCTGACCCTTCCCTCTACACACCCTCTCTTCTACCCTGTCCTCAGGGTGAAGAAGActccatttcctttctccctttttggCTTGGACACCTTAGCCAAGCAACAAGGCTGAGAACTTGGGAGCAGCTACTTGGTAACATCCTTTAAGGCCAGGGCTTTGGATAGAAaaacctttctctttcctctaataCCTGACTGTCCTTTCCAGGTTCCCTTGGGAAAGCAGTGAATGGGTAGATGTGTCTTGGGGGTCTCTGGTACCTCATCTCTGCAGGAGAAAGGTGACTGGCTGACATCTTGGAGACAACCAACTCTAAGGAGGCAGGCACTAAGCCAGCTTTGCTGAAGGCTGAGGCAGGGACCCaagttctcctctcctttcttctcaccctctcctccccccattcCTACCTCTGGCCAATCCTACTCATAATGGCAACTTACTCTGGGAATGGAAGACCAAAGAAACCCCTATCCCCTTCATTAGTCACTAGGAATCTGTTCCTTTAGCCCCTTTCCCGACTTTCTTTCTAATCTTGATGCTCAATCTCTGccctcaaaaaaaacaaaaacaaaaacaaaaacaaaaatctccttAACTTCTAGACCCATAACAGCAACTatcattcatctttattttaGTCTAGAGGTACACAGACCCCTCTGATCTTCCTCAAGAAATAAGACCATTCTGGGTCAAAGAACCCCTAAAAGGATGTGCAggggtttctctttcctcttctggttTTGAGCAAGTCAGACCCTCCCACAGACTTTCTGTTTCCGGAAaagcctctccttccttcccaaccTATCCATGTGCAATAGAAAAACCTGATGGACTTCAGGGGAGACAACCCCTGGGAACTAGCTCCCCACCCTGACAGGAGGGAGACACAGCTGTGCTCTCATCCCAGACCAGTCCTATCTATTCCTCCATATAAACCATTCTAGAAACCAAGGTGCTTCTCCTAGACAGTGCAGGACTGGAACCAGGCAGACACGAAGACGTTCCAGCAGGTCACAGGAAGGAAGGCCCATAGCTCTTGACCCTGACTCACCCCAATTATTCCCACATCCCTACCTGTCACTCCCAATCTGTTGGGGGCCTGATGGTAAGTGGAGCAGCATTCTTCCGACCAGCCCGGATGCCTGGATAGAAGAGGGGCCAAAGTTTCTCAGTAAAAGTATCAGTAAAAGTGTAGATATGAGAGCGGTCTGTGACATTGTAAAAAGACAGTGTGCCGGCCTCATAGTCTAGGAATATGCCCACCCGCTTGGGTTTCACCTTGATGTGCAAAGGGGTAAAAGGCGTGGTGGTGGCTGCATATTTGTCCCCATTCCACAGCCGCACCCGCCAGTAGCCAGTCTCAGGGAGTGGAGTCAGCTCGCCCTTTCGGCTCACGGAGTCCCGGCACACGCCCACTGCCCAGTGGGTCTTAtcacccacctccacctcccagtAGTGTCGGCCTGAGGTGAAGCCCTCAGTAGCCAGGACACAAGGGTAGAAGGTGAACCGCCGTGGTGTGTCAGGGAGATCCCGGAGTCTCGTCTCCACAAACTTGACGCTCTTACGATCTTCTGACAGGACTAGGTTAGGGTGAGCAGTCTCTGGGTCCAGGGTCACATCCGCTGGCGGGAGAAGCCAGAGTGGGGAGCTAGATGAGGACGGGAATAGCTAAATGCCCTGCCTCACTCTTCCAGCCTGCCTTTACAGAGTCTGCTTCCTTAAAGGTCCCAAGAACACCATGGTTTGATTCACTTTCTCAATCCATGGTGTCATCtaagggaaaggagggaacaATGGCTTCCCTTCTCACCCTGGCCCTAAAGTAAACAGCTAATGATCTCTTGGTTCTGCGAGGGCTGATGGTTTAGGCTCCTGCCTGACCCCTTCTCCATCACCCTGTGACATCATCTCACTACGTGAAGAAGCACAAGTCATAGT from Ursus arctos isolate Adak ecotype North America unplaced genomic scaffold, UrsArc2.0 scaffold_31, whole genome shotgun sequence includes the following:
- the RPP21 gene encoding ribonuclease P protein subunit p21 isoform X2, with amino-acid sequence MAGQVKDREAFQRLSFLYQAAHCVLAQDPTNQALARFYCHTERTIAKRLVLRRDPSVKRTLCRGCSSLLIPGLTCTQRQRRCKGQRWTVQTCLTCQRSQRFLNDPDHLLWGDRPEAQLGSQAGERSQITTAPAKGSPPHSSPPS
- the RPP21 gene encoding ribonuclease P protein subunit p21 isoform X1, encoding MAGQVKDREAFQRLSFLYQAAHCVLAQDPTNQALARFYCHTERTIAKRLVLRRDPSVKRTLCRGCSSLLIPGLTCTQRQRRCKGQRWTVQTCLTCQRSQRFLNDPDHLLWGDRPEAQLGSQADLKSPQPLPKAAHPIPAHLPEEKV